A DNA window from Pyrus communis chromosome 3, drPyrComm1.1, whole genome shotgun sequence contains the following coding sequences:
- the LOC137730336 gene encoding uncharacterized protein, whose product MDWPEKFFFVAILVLFVAIDAAQANTMVSGTVFCDQCKDGERSLFDYPIYGVKVQVACSDSNGQITMSREETTNWFGNYAIGFDGTPDLSGCYAQISSSTGSGCVVSAGPAQSLRLVFRMFDVGMYVVDSLLTQPAQPMSFCPKSSNPVPAPLTPVNPLPKPVTPASPPPFRLPPMPRLPPLPPLPSLPPMPPMPFLEATACPHQQWTLPEHKCYWRAVNPNTKVAVIFGPVAAGRYGTDLTLWQGLQGRGDPYRTLLREGITAFLNSYNSLQFPYNSIVVVQHLNWGLMGSNRNVLLTGLRFIRANSGYGKVPCKFTACK is encoded by the exons atggatTGGCCGGAGAAATTCTTTTTTGTAGCAATTCTGGTTTTGTTTGTAGCCATTGATGCAGCTCAGGCAAATACAATGGTGAGTGGCACCGTCTTCTGTGACCAATGCAAAGATGGTGAAAGATCCCTCTTTGATTACCCCATCTATG GAGTAAAAGTACAAGTGGCATGTAGTGACAGTAATGGGCAAATCACAATGTCAAGGGAAGAGACTACAAATTGGTTTGGAAACTATGCCATCGGGTTTGATGGGACACCAGATTTGAGTGGCTGTTATGCTCAGATTTCTTCAAGCACAGGGAGTGGCTGTGTGGTTAGTGCTGGTCCTGCTCAAAGTCTTAGACTTGTGTTTAGAATGTTTGACGTGGGGATGTATGTTGTGGACTCTTTGCTCACTCAGCCTGCTCAACCCATGTCATTTTGCCCCAAGTCATCTAATCCTGTGCCTGCACCGTTAACACCGGTTAACCCTCTACCTAAACCAGTGACGCCGGCAAGCCCTCCGCCTTTTAGGCTCCCCCCAATGCCTCGATTGCCTCCACTGCCACCACTGCCCTCGTTGCCTCCAATGCCGCCGATGCCCTTCTTAGAAGCTACAGCATGCCCACATCA ACAGTGGACACTACCAGAGCACAAATGCTACTGGAGGGCAGTGAACCCGAACACGAAGGTAGCCGTTATTTTTGGACCGGTGGCGGCTGGGAGATATGGGACTGACCTCACATTGTGGCAAGGCCTACAAGGAAGAGGAGACCCTTATAGGACACTCCTAAGGGAAGGGATCACTGCATTTCTCAACTCCTACAACAGCCTTCAATTTCCTTACAATTCAATTGTTGTGGTTCAGCATTTGAATTGGGGCTTGATGGGCTCCAACAGAAATGTCCTCCTTACAGGATTGAGGTTCATTAGGGCTAATTCAGGTTATGGGAAAGTCCCTTGCAAATTTACTGCTTGCAAGTGA
- the LOC137728790 gene encoding probable amidase At4g34880 produces the protein MEKPNLHHFSSLLLVFLFTLSLGTQTTTGRKFSIREATIDDLQLAFKHNQLTSRQLVQFYLGEIKRLNPFLKAVIEVNPDALYLADKADYERKTKAPPTSLSKLHGIPILVKDNIATKDKLNTTAGSYALLGSVAPRDAGVVTKLRNAGAIILGKASLSEWSFWRSNDAPAGWSARGGQGVNPYNPLATPCGSSSGSAISAAANLATVTLGTETDGSILCPSSYNSVVGIKPTNGLTSRAGVVPISLRQDTVGPICRTVSDAAHVLDVIAGIDQNDVATTEASRYIPKGGYAQFLRRDGLRGKRIGIVRAFFNFSGQTSLTPIYEKHFNTMRKGGAVLVDNLEIPHFDEIYSDGSSENTALSAEFKIYINTYLKELVASPVRSLADLIAFNNKNAKLEKVKEYGQGRFLEAEATNGIGKAEKAALLNLARFAKDDYVNLVTKNKLDAVAAPLVYVSPLLAISGSPGVIVPAGYDDGVPVGLSFGGLRGWEPKLIEMAYGFEQATRIRKPPSLKKLKF, from the exons ATGGAGAAACCAAACCTCCATCACTTCTCATCCTTACTTCTGGTTTTTCTGTTTACATTGTCGCTTGGGACTCAGACAACGACAGGCCGGAAATTCTCGATCAGGGAAGCCACCATTGACGATCTCCAACTCGCTTTCAAGCACAACCAACTCACCTCAAGGCAACTTGTCCAGTTCTACCTTGGagaaatcaaaagactcaaccCCTTCCTTAAGGCGGTCATAGAAGTGAACCCGGACGCGCTTTACTTGGCTGACAAGGCGGATTACGAACGCAAGACTAAGGCGCCGCCCACGTCACTCTCTAAGTTACATGGGATTCCCATTCTGGTCAAGGACAACATTGCTACCAAGGACAAGTTGAACACCACAGCTGGCTCGTATGCTCTGCTTGGCTCAGTTGCTCCTCGTGATGCAGGTGTTGTCACCAAGCTGAGGAATGCCGGGGCTATTATACTGGGAAAGGCCAGCCTGAGTGAGTGGTCCTTTTGGAGGTCCAACGATGCACCCGCTGGTTGGAGTGCCAGAGGCGGCCAAGGGGTG AACCCTTACAATCCTCTTGCAACACCTTGCGGCTCAAGTAGCGGTTCAGCAATATCAGCGGCAGCAAATCTGGCAACAGTGACACTCGGGACTGAAACAGATGGATCAATTTTATGTCCATCCAGTTATAACTCAGTCGTGGGCATCAAACCAACAAACGGTCTTACTAGTCGAGCAGGGGTTGTCCCGATCTCTCTAAGACAGGACACAGTTGG GCCAATCTGTCGGACAGTATCAGATGCTGCTCATGTTCTTGATGTCATTGCAGGCATCGACCAGAACGATGTTGCAACGACTGAGGCATCGAGGTACATTCCCAAGGGTGGCTACGCACAGTTCCTCAGGCGTGATGGGCTTAGAGGAAAGCGAATAGGGATAGTGAGAGCCTTCTTTAACTTCTCCGGTCAAACTTCGTTGACTCCAATTTATGAAAAACACTTCAACACGATGAG gaAAGGTGGTGCTGTTTTGGTAGACAATTTGGAAATACCACATTTTGATGAAATCTATTCCGATGGAAGCAGTGAGAATACTGCACTGTCAGCTGAgttcaaaatatatataaacacatacCTTAAGGAGTTGGTGGCTTCGCCGGTCCGATCCTTGGCGGATTTGATAGCCTTTAACAATAAAAACGCAAAACTG GAGAAGGTGAAGGAGTATGGCcaaggccgatttttagaagcTGAAGCAACAAATGGTATAGGAAAGGCAGAGAAGGCAGCATTGTTAAATTTGGCAAGATTCGCGAAGGATGACTACGTGAATTTAGTGACGAAGAACAAGCTAGATGCCGTGGCGGCTCCTCTTGTATACGTGTCGCCGTTGCTTGCGATTAGCGGCTCCCCGGGTGTGATTGTCCCAGCAGGATATGATGATGGGGTACCAGTTGGCCTTTCCTTTGGAGGGCTGAGGGGTTGGGAGCCGAAGCTAATTGAGATGGCATATGGCTTTGAGCAAGCAACTAGGATTAGGAAGCCTCCTTCACTTAAAAAGTTGAAGTTTTAG
- the LOC137728074 gene encoding probable amidase At4g34880, which produces MAAGDDFPLTGGVSLGTQATTVHGFSIKEATIDDLQLAFEHNQLTSRQLVQFYLSEISRLNPFLKAVIEVNPDALDLADKADYERKTKAPSATLSKLHGIPILVKDNIATKDKLNTTSGSYALVGSVVPCDAGVVTKLRNAGAIILGKASLSEWSNWRSNCAPSGWSARGGLGRNPYNIEVTPSGSSSGSAISVAANLAVVALGTETDGSILSPSSFNSVVGMKPTVGLTSRAGVVPISSRQDSVGPICRTVSDAAYVLDVIAGIDINDIATTEALRYIPDGGYAQFLKLDGLKGKRLGILKKFYDLNDTFLTQTFEQHVNTLRKGGAVVVDNLKMAHEVNCRASGEHALSFEFKVSLNRYLNDLVDSPVRSLADVIAFNKKNLKLEKIDEYGQELFEASEKTNGIGEKEQKLLSKLATLSRDGFEKFMTDNRLDALVTYSSSASSILAIGGFPGIVVPAGYHDTENYPFGICFGGLKGSEPTLIEVAYAFEKATKIRKPPLLDQLISSNTTPTAPDQVESATSTIAAATERLGLAAQEHPQGSLLQETGQI; this is translated from the exons ATGGCAGCAGGGGATGACTTTCCCTTGACGGGTGGAG TGTCGCTCGGGACACAAGCAACTACAGTCCATGGATTCTCAATCAAGGAAGCCACCATAGACGATCTCCAACTCGCTTTTGAGCACAACCAACTCACCTCAAGGCAACTTGTCCAATTTTACCTTTCTGAAATCAGTAGACTCAACCCTTTCCTTAAGGCGGTCATAGAAGTGAACCCGGATGCGCTTGACCTTGCTGACAAGGCTGACTATGAGCGCAAGACTAAGGCGCCGTCCGCAACACTCTCCAAGTTACATGGCATTCCCATTCTTGTCAAGGACAACATTGCAACCAAGGACAAGTTGAACACCACATCTGGCTCTTATGCTTTGGTTGGCTCAGTTGTGCCGTGTGATGCAGGCGTTGTCACCAAGCTGAGGAATGCCGGAGCTATCATACTGGGAAAGGCCAGCTTGAGTGAGTGGTCGAATTGGAGGTCCAATTGTGCTCCTAGCGGTTGGAGTGCCAGAGGCGGCCTAGGGCGG AATCCTTACAATATTGAGGTGACGCCTAGCGGCTCAAGCAGTGGGTCAGCAATATCGGTGGCAGCAAATCTGGCAGTGGTGGCACTGGGGACTGAGACAGATGGGTCAATTTTAAGTCCGTCCAGTTTTAACTCAGTAGTTGGCATGAAACCAACAGTCGGTCTTACTAGTCGAGCAGGGGTTGTCCCAATCTCCTCAAGACAGGACTCAGTTGG GCCTATTTGCAGGACAGTATCAGATGCTGCTTATGTTCTTGATGTAATCGCAGGCATTGACATCAACGATATTGCAACAACTGAGGCATTGCGGTACATCCCTGACGGTGGCTACGCACAGTTTCTCAAACTTGATGGACTTAAAGGAAAGAGATTAGGGATATTGAAAAAATTCTATGACTTAAATGATACTTTCTTGACCCAAACTTTTGAACAACATGTCAACACATTGAG GAAAGGAGGTGCTGTTGTGGTAGACAATTTGAAAATGGCTCATGAGGTCAATTGCCGTGCAAGTGGCGAACATGCGTTGTCATTTGAGTTCAAAGTATCCTTAAACAGATACCTTAATGACTTGGTGGATTCCCCGGTGCGATCCTTGGCAGACGTGATTGCCTTCAACAAGAAGAACTTGAAACTG GAAAAAATCGATGAATACGGACAAGAGCTCTTCGAAGCGTCCGAGAAGACTAATGGAATAGGGGAAAAAGAGCAGAAACTGTTGTCAAAGTTAGCGACACTGTCGAGAGATGGATTTGAGAAGTTCATGACAGATAACAGACTAGATGCCTTGGTGACCTATTCTAGCAGTGCGTCTTCTATCCTTGCAATTGGTGGTTTCCCGGGCATTGTTGTGCCAGCGGGATATCATGACACTGAAAACTACCCTTTTGGCATTTGCTTTGGGGGACTAAAGGGTTCGGAGCCAACGTTGATTGAGGTCGCGTATGCATTTGAGAAAGCAACTAAGATCAGGAAGCCTCCGCTTCTAGACCAACTTATCTCAAGTAACACCACTCCTACTGCTCCCGATCAAGTTGAGTCTGCGACATCCACCATCGCTGCAGCCACAGAAAGACTTGGCCTAGCCGCTCAAGAGCACCCCCAAGGAAGTCTCTTGCAAGAAACTGGTCAAATATAA